TCATCACGTCGGAGATGTGGCACGACCTCAGGCAGCGGAGCGCGACCGGAGCGCCGGATTCCTCAAGGCCTTTCTGCAGAGCGCGGGCGATTTTTTCCGTCGAGCCCCACATCGTGTCGTAGACGATGACGGCCCTTGCGTCGGTCCTCTGAGAGCTCCACTTTTCATACTCGGCCAGAATCTCCCTGAGCCTGCTCCTCCATATCACGCCGTGGCTCGGGCCGATCATGTCGATTTTCAGCCCGCGCAGCGCGCCGAGCACATTCCTGACTTGCTCTGAGTAGGGCAGGACGATGTTGGCGTAGTACTTCGCCGCCTCCTCCCTCAGAATTCCCCACTCGATGCAGTTGTCGAAGCGCGCGGCCGAGGCGATGTGCTGGCCGAAGGCGTCGTTGGGAAGTAGGAGCGCCTCCTCCGGTATGTAGGTGGCCATCGAGTCGGGCCAGTGGACCATGGGCATCTGGTGGAAAACGAGGCTCCTGCGGCCGATTCTTATGGACTCGCCCGTCCTGACCGCCTTGAACCTCCGGAGCTCCTTGAAATGGCGCGCCAGCCCCCTCTCGCCCTGCGGGGAGCAGACGAGCTCCGCGCGGGGGGCTAGCGCCAGAACCTCGGGCAGGGAGCCCGAGTGGTCCATCTCGACGTGGTTCGCGACGACGATGTCTATTTTCGACGGGTCGGTCAGCTCGCGAATTTTCTCCAGCATCTCGTCGAAAAAGGGCCTCTTCACGGTGTCGACGAGGACTGTCTTCTCGTCCATTATGAGGTAGGCGTTGTAGGTCGTGCCGCGGTTTGTCGAGTAGCCGTGGA
The genomic region above belongs to Thermoplasmata archaeon and contains:
- a CDS encoding FprA family A-type flavoprotein, translated to MTAVELKSGIYWVGAVDWDLRNFHGYSTNRGTTYNAYLIMDEKTVLVDTVKRPFFDEMLEKIRELTDPSKIDIVVANHVEMDHSGSLPEVLALAPRAELVCSPQGERGLARHFKELRRFKAVRTGESIRIGRRSLVFHQMPMVHWPDSMATYIPEEALLLPNDAFGQHIASAARFDNCIEWGILREEAAKYYANIVLPYSEQVRNVLGALRGLKIDMIGPSHGVIWRSRLREILAEYEKWSSQRTDARAVIVYDTMWGSTEKIARALQKGLEESGAPVALRCLRSCHISDVMTDVLESRLVLVGSPTLNSGPMPTVAAFLSYMRGLRPAGRLGMAFGSCGWGGQGAGEVETVMKALGWELPEPAINVRWVPGPEELASAREAGRRLGARLKETA